Proteins from one Epinephelus moara isolate mb chromosome 1, YSFRI_EMoa_1.0, whole genome shotgun sequence genomic window:
- the LOC126391724 gene encoding retinoblastoma-like protein 2, whose protein sequence is MATGPQANQRWPRIGPSEGLMAMFRACSRDPTEEIKTRLRRMLDTFLQHHRDNAGNENTNELAVKCCYQAGIWYYRILENIASQERDRKGISDISGILGNELFQSCLVACCLEITISSNRLPCDFPRLLQILNLAPYHFLKVIEPVLRAEVGLSSHVFRHLAQVEEKILESLAWTSDSPLWEDIRANEGHLPTCQQVMLPTQLEDPKRADSQPERNQPGVNLSFGAEPSTSSDQQRSPSAVNRPQRSNSLHVFARQVYSLMGKHLRELSSTLDISDELRLKIWTCFEYSLVHCTNLMVDRHLDQLLMCAIYIIAKITKVEIPFKRIMKCYKSQPLSNKSVCKSVLISGRDTENSRTGNNNNGDHSINILTPNTPSTHYPEPSQEERGNLILFYNQIYTTKMQHFAKQFAPTSVRDTPPLSPYPRQYKVSPRRRRLSSSHPIFISPYNTETTSPPTTGLCYYFNTSPPERLREINNMIRTGRSPNRRHYVVPLDREEDEQGDGEEEDNGPPARRIRLDGQSAWQRRLRNVVNDRVTRRDQDQDLPSPVIRPNLH, encoded by the exons atggcaaccgggCCTCAGGCTAACCAGAGATGGCCAAGGATTGGCCCCAGTGAAGGCCTGATGGCTATGTTCAG GGCCTGCTCCAGAGATCCAACTGAGGAGATTAAAACAAGACTGAGACGTATGCTGGACACATTTCTGCAACACCACAGGGACAATGCAGGAAATGAGAACACCAATG AACTGGCAGTGAAGTGCTGCTATCAAGCTGGGATCTGGTATTACAGGATCCTGGAGAACATCGCCAGTCAAGAGAGGGACAGGAAGGGCATCAGTGACATCTCG GGCATCTTGGGGAATGAGCTTTTCCAGTCCTGTCTGGTGGCGTGTTGTCTTGAGATCACCATATCCTCAAACCGTCTACCGTGTGACTTCCCTCGGCTCCTCCAGATCTTAAATTTGGCACCATACCACTTTCTGAAG GTGATTGAGCCGGTGTTGCGGGCTGAAGTGGGCCTGTCTAGTCATGTTTTCAGACACCTCGCCCAAGTGGAAGAGAAAATTCTGGAGAGCTTGGCCTGGACCAGCGACTCACCGCTGTGGGAGGACATCAGAGCCAATGAGGGCCATCTGCCCACCTGCCAACAG GTGATGCTTCCTACACAGCTTGAAGATCCAAAGAGAGCAGACTCTCAGCCTGAGCGCAATCAGCCAGGAG tgaatctcAGTTTTGGAGCTGAACCGTCTACCAGCAGTGACCAGCAGCGTTCCCCATCAGCTGTAAACAGGCCTCAGAGAAGCAACTCCCTCCATGTGTTCGCTCGCCAG GTCTACAGTTTGATGGGGAAGCATCTGAGGGAGCTGAGTTCCACACTGGATATTTCAGATGAGCTGCGTCTGAAAATCTGGACCTGCTTTGAGTACTCTCTGGTCCACTGCACCAACCTCATGGTAGACCGTCACCTGGACCAACTGCTCATGTGTGCCATCTACATCATAGCTAAG ATTACCAAGGTGGAGATACCCTTCAAACGCATAATGAAGTGCTACAAGTCTCAGCCGCTGTCCAACAAAagt GTCTGCAAAAGCGTGCTGATTTCTGGAAGAGACACCGAAAATTCTCGAACTGGAAACAACA ATAATGGAGACCACAGCATCAATATCCTGACTCCCAACACACCATCAACACATTACCCGGAACCTTCTCAGGAGGAGAGGGGCAATCTTATTCTATTTTACAACCAGATCTACACGACAAAGATGCAGCACTTTGCTAAGCAGTTTGCTCCAACCTCTGTG AGAGACACCCCTCCTTTGTCTCCATACCCCCGACAGTACAAAGTGTCTCCTCGCAGACGGCGGCTGTCCAGCAGCCACCCCATCTTCATTTCACCGTACAATACAGAAACCACTTCCCCCCCTACTACTGGACTCTGCTACTACTTCAACACAAGCCCCCCAGAG CGTCTGCGTGAGATCAATAACATGATCAGGACTGGGAGGTCACCCAACAGGCGACACTATGTGGTACCATTGGACAGAGAAGAGGATGAGCAGGGAGACGGGGAGGAAGAGGATAATGGTCCTCCAGCGAGGAGGATTCGTTTGGATGGTCAGTCCGCCTGGCAGAGACGACTCAGGAATGTAGTCAATGATCGCGTGACAAGAAgggaccaggaccaggacctaCCATCTCCAGTCATAAGGCCTAACCTGCACTAA